Proteins encoded together in one Planctomyces sp. SH-PL14 window:
- a CDS encoding M56 family metallopeptidase, which translates to MKTLLDILQGPESLRLASVLLHSLWQGAAIALVVAFCLRRVPAHQYDRRYTIALGGLGAVLVSLFVTWSVLGVKWNLVGPPTPEATFVDAHGAHAIATAALEPSPAGHEGHAEPASPAPVPRRLAPPAAAWPTIGPVLRWALPSLLVAWGLGCLLMLFRLSRQILAARAYVAAFPVLDPRLLEAVERIRTALGLRCHVRVLSLKQLATPVVFGFWKPLLVVPLSFMTGLTPEQQYAIVAHELAHIYRWDFVANLVQLLVESILFFNPAVLWLSRQIRIEREACCDAIAIALTENPVDYARTLADWADRMYVPPALVPAFAEPAGSGSLVDRVRRILFPNQTPHLRVGWLSLAAMLVLIASALGLVACGTQWAVAQTARALSDAERVEVLKEARAAIPMVDDADLRTEKPVRIIGTVKNEEGASIPHVHLSIQSQAGNSGYSLGSNGGADGTIKVTIPGGRIRTAIFATGYAPVIFPERREAGGSEIDLGEVVLRKGRPARIRFVNPQGKPVAADRISAAPAILTSYPSADKTADANGEFVAENVIDVEYKVVARAAGFQPIYAWKGMLPSEGVTTIEMLPAKVTSGRIVDEAGEPVPGVAIYCRAERSESRRPGTIVGHSYSHGSPGQLWAVSEQDGSFRIDQMADDSRIEVLLMKEGVVRGLVEDVHAGQQELAWTLDPEITLRGRVEGDLNLISKDPRYRSVFYSVLRDTKNQKRDQVLTGNFRIEEDGSFTIPNLVRGTLSFDSPGLKVDRPVTGSESDIVFKLKTPDNAGGQETRTVTVEFLYNGEPVHPAGQLVLESYNSTLSRKRVDLSKGPVTFEAPTLARVQINGSRMLGFMPAKSLRQSFEPEELARTLSIAVVPAGMIAGTVRDADGKPIAGAKVGVQMPERAGIDLPETLEANDEGEFVLNPLPLRGDAYVYAQVERARVWTEALTVDAAHPEQRITLTVPRLREVAIEVVDTDGKPVTDVPLVLEFDRKLGRSSVGSGYGVVATTGRDGMARITGVNPDLEDYVLYPPKNGPWLGERYRLTGKVPQRIVLKRGHVLTGRVLDENGAPVPGVTMGASCAEDSRPENALYYFTAEDKTDEEGRFRFSNLPAAPVSVTAHGVQEPPQLPPGRQFMPDVDEVTIQGKVADWMRNRDR; encoded by the coding sequence ATGAAAACCCTCCTCGACATTCTCCAGGGCCCGGAGAGCCTGCGGCTCGCCAGCGTCCTGCTCCACTCCCTCTGGCAGGGAGCGGCCATCGCCCTCGTGGTGGCGTTCTGCCTCCGCCGCGTCCCCGCCCACCAGTACGACCGCCGCTACACGATCGCGCTCGGCGGACTCGGAGCCGTCCTCGTCTCGCTGTTCGTGACGTGGTCGGTCCTGGGGGTGAAGTGGAACCTCGTCGGACCCCCCACGCCGGAGGCCACCTTCGTCGACGCTCACGGAGCGCACGCGATCGCGACTGCCGCCCTCGAACCCTCCCCGGCAGGGCACGAAGGCCACGCGGAGCCTGCGTCGCCCGCTCCGGTACCCCGCCGGTTGGCGCCTCCCGCGGCCGCATGGCCGACCATCGGGCCGGTACTTCGATGGGCCCTCCCCTCGCTCCTCGTCGCCTGGGGGCTCGGCTGCCTGCTGATGCTCTTCCGCCTGTCGCGGCAGATCCTCGCCGCCCGGGCTTACGTGGCCGCCTTCCCGGTCCTTGATCCGCGGCTCCTGGAGGCGGTCGAGCGGATCCGGACCGCGCTCGGCCTGCGATGCCATGTGCGGGTCCTGTCGCTCAAGCAGCTCGCCACGCCGGTCGTCTTCGGCTTCTGGAAGCCGCTCCTCGTCGTGCCGCTCTCCTTCATGACCGGGCTGACTCCGGAGCAGCAGTACGCCATCGTCGCGCACGAGCTGGCGCACATCTACCGCTGGGACTTCGTCGCCAACCTCGTGCAACTCCTCGTCGAGTCGATCCTGTTCTTCAACCCGGCGGTCCTGTGGCTCAGCCGCCAGATCCGCATCGAGCGGGAAGCGTGCTGCGACGCCATCGCGATCGCCCTCACGGAGAACCCCGTCGACTACGCCCGGACCCTCGCCGACTGGGCCGACCGGATGTACGTCCCCCCGGCCCTCGTCCCCGCCTTCGCGGAACCGGCAGGGAGCGGCTCGCTTGTCGACCGCGTTCGCCGCATCCTCTTCCCGAACCAGACGCCGCACCTGCGGGTCGGCTGGCTGTCTCTGGCGGCCATGCTCGTCCTGATCGCTTCGGCTCTGGGCCTCGTGGCCTGCGGGACACAGTGGGCGGTTGCCCAGACCGCGCGGGCGCTCTCGGATGCCGAGCGGGTCGAAGTCCTGAAGGAAGCCCGCGCGGCGATCCCGATGGTGGACGACGCGGACCTCCGCACCGAAAAGCCGGTGCGGATCATCGGGACCGTGAAGAACGAGGAGGGAGCATCGATCCCTCACGTCCATCTCTCCATTCAATCGCAGGCGGGGAACAGCGGGTACAGTCTCGGCTCGAACGGCGGGGCCGACGGCACGATCAAGGTCACGATCCCCGGAGGCCGGATCCGGACGGCGATCTTCGCCACCGGCTACGCCCCGGTGATCTTCCCCGAGCGGCGCGAGGCGGGCGGGAGCGAGATCGATCTCGGCGAGGTCGTGCTGAGGAAAGGGCGGCCGGCTCGGATCCGCTTTGTCAATCCGCAGGGGAAGCCCGTCGCCGCCGATCGGATCTCTGCGGCCCCGGCCATCCTGACCTCGTATCCGTCGGCCGACAAGACGGCGGACGCCAATGGGGAGTTCGTTGCGGAGAACGTGATCGACGTCGAGTACAAGGTGGTCGCGCGGGCCGCCGGTTTCCAGCCGATCTACGCCTGGAAAGGGATGCTCCCCTCCGAAGGGGTGACCACCATCGAAATGCTCCCCGCCAAGGTGACGTCCGGCAGGATCGTGGATGAGGCGGGCGAGCCGGTGCCGGGAGTCGCGATCTACTGCCGTGCGGAGCGGTCGGAGAGTCGCCGTCCCGGCACGATCGTCGGCCACTCTTACAGCCACGGGTCGCCGGGGCAGCTCTGGGCGGTCTCCGAACAGGACGGCTCGTTCCGGATCGATCAGATGGCGGATGACTCGCGGATCGAGGTCCTGCTCATGAAGGAAGGAGTCGTCCGCGGACTGGTGGAGGACGTCCACGCCGGCCAGCAGGAGCTCGCCTGGACGCTGGATCCGGAGATTACGCTGCGGGGGCGGGTCGAGGGGGATCTCAACCTGATCTCCAAGGATCCGCGATACCGCTCGGTCTTTTACTCCGTGCTTCGAGACACGAAGAACCAGAAGCGCGACCAGGTCCTGACCGGCAACTTCCGGATCGAGGAGGACGGTTCGTTCACGATTCCCAATCTTGTCCGCGGGACGCTGTCGTTCGACTCGCCTGGCCTGAAGGTCGACCGGCCGGTGACCGGATCGGAGTCGGACATCGTGTTCAAGCTCAAGACCCCCGACAACGCTGGTGGTCAGGAGACGCGGACCGTGACGGTCGAATTCCTCTACAACGGGGAACCGGTCCATCCGGCGGGGCAGCTTGTTCTGGAGTCGTACAACTCGACCCTTTCGCGGAAGCGAGTCGATCTCTCGAAGGGGCCGGTGACGTTTGAGGCTCCGACCCTGGCCCGGGTGCAGATCAACGGTTCGCGGATGCTGGGCTTCATGCCGGCGAAGTCGCTGCGGCAGTCGTTCGAGCCGGAGGAGCTGGCCAGGACGTTGTCGATCGCTGTTGTCCCCGCGGGGATGATTGCCGGGACCGTTCGCGATGCCGATGGAAAGCCGATCGCGGGGGCCAAGGTCGGTGTGCAGATGCCGGAGCGGGCAGGGATCGATCTGCCGGAGACGCTCGAGGCGAACGATGAAGGGGAGTTCGTGCTGAATCCGCTGCCGCTGCGGGGGGACGCTTACGTCTACGCTCAGGTCGAGCGGGCCCGGGTCTGGACGGAGGCCTTGACGGTCGATGCGGCGCATCCCGAACAGCGGATCACGCTGACGGTGCCGCGGCTGCGGGAGGTGGCGATCGAGGTGGTCGATACGGACGGGAAGCCGGTGACGGACGTGCCGCTCGTTCTCGAGTTTGACCGCAAGCTGGGGCGGAGTTCCGTCGGCTCGGGTTACGGGGTCGTGGCGACGACGGGCCGCGACGGCATGGCGCGGATCACGGGGGTCAATCCGGATCTGGAGGACTACGTGCTGTATCCTCCCAAGAACGGTCCGTGGCTGGGCGAGCGGTATCGGCTGACGGGGAAGGTGCCGCAGCGGATTGTTCTGAAGCGGGGGCACGTTCTGACGGGGCGGGTCCTGGACGAGAACGGTGCGCCGGTGCCGGGGGTGACGATGGGGGCTTCGTGTGCTGAGGATTCGCGGCCGGAGAATGCGCTCTATTACTTCACGGCGGAAGACAAGACGGATGAGGAGGGTCGGTTCCGGTTTTCGAATCTGCCTGCGGCGCCCGTGAGTGTGACGGCGCACGGGGTTCAGGAGCCGCCACAGCTGCCGCCGGGCCGTCAGTTCATGCCTGATGTGGACGAGGTAACGATTCAGGGGAAAGTCGCGGATTGGATGAGAAACCGCGATCGGTAG
- a CDS encoding MarR family winged helix-turn-helix transcriptional regulator — protein sequence MAKFEDMVDHVAEHCAGLRVRLLNRVVSGLYDNHLRPLGLRGSQFNILVASAKMKLARPAIMAEVLCIDPTTLSRNLERMRARGWLEQVPDPEDGRAQPFRLTDSGREILRRAIPLWERAQAETEALLGEAALAAIRRGSEAARAG from the coding sequence ATGGCGAAGTTCGAAGACATGGTCGATCACGTCGCGGAGCACTGCGCCGGACTGCGGGTGCGGCTGCTGAACCGGGTTGTGAGCGGCCTCTATGACAACCACCTTCGCCCGCTGGGACTGCGGGGGAGCCAGTTCAACATCCTCGTCGCCTCGGCCAAGATGAAACTGGCCCGGCCCGCCATCATGGCCGAGGTGCTGTGCATCGATCCGACGACGCTCAGCCGCAACCTGGAACGGATGCGGGCGCGGGGGTGGTTGGAGCAGGTCCCCGATCCGGAGGACGGCCGGGCTCAACCGTTCCGGCTGACCGACTCAGGGCGGGAGATCCTGCGGAGGGCGATCCCGCTGTGGGAACGGGCTCAGGCGGAGACCGAGGCCCTGCTGGGGGAAGCGGCCCTGGCGGCGATCCGCCGCGGGAGCGAGGCAGCCCGGGCGGGCTGA
- a CDS encoding tetratricopeptide repeat protein, which yields MRRFVFLLVGFAALVPLFGPSAPAQEFRTVPDTRPKLGIARTQLFTAEEYLALLDSLSEAQMEQHRAAGNLAGDRDRFESEGDLPLAIEAAQKCAAGQEALWGPDHYVTAFACGRWGELCHSAGRPKEAEALYRRALKTLVATRGETHPTTLTLEIDLANLLQDSGRFGESLALHKKVVAGTAERYGSGSGDEAVALIGYASALRDAGAVRNVPEVIDRALAVLREKEATDTPVYAQALGVKASVCVLMANYDEARAAYEAIETIYAAEPERYAVPLAMLHKNRAELSRRQGRIPDAQPQLDRARELLSGVDPGHPAFAAILLEQSALYHALGRSEWAERDSRQAAEILLAAYGKTHPEYGVALRNLAVISAERGRLKAAEPLLGEALDIFRAQFSDRHPLVAQTLQDLARVQQGQDNSELARELVDVAAQVAAGYLGAEHPEYARHLVQAARLYRDMKEYGLAEAALRSAGEVIGNELGKDHPEYAQALVELGSLYGAMQKDDEGKTLVKEGGRILSRRLGSDHPDVARTVVALAELYGADEAERAEKALTMAAETLAEQISPRDRKRLEALVELGDIYMALQQPDAAEKILDEAVTLLKEEVVEESPLYRKAVGKLAEVKRVRQKIERATDLEAELGRISQKVVEKNPRAAAFARIAAEIEQNNRH from the coding sequence ATGCGCCGCTTCGTATTTCTCCTCGTGGGCTTCGCGGCTCTCGTCCCCCTCTTTGGCCCCTCAGCACCGGCCCAGGAGTTCCGCACCGTCCCGGACACGCGGCCCAAACTGGGGATCGCCCGCACACAGCTCTTCACCGCCGAGGAGTACCTCGCCCTCCTCGACTCCCTCTCCGAAGCCCAGATGGAGCAGCACCGCGCGGCAGGGAACCTCGCGGGAGACCGGGACAGGTTCGAATCGGAGGGGGACCTTCCCCTGGCCATCGAGGCAGCCCAGAAGTGCGCCGCCGGCCAGGAGGCCCTGTGGGGGCCCGACCACTACGTCACCGCCTTCGCCTGCGGCCGCTGGGGCGAGCTGTGCCACTCCGCCGGACGACCGAAGGAGGCCGAAGCTCTCTACCGTCGAGCCCTGAAGACACTCGTCGCAACGCGAGGCGAGACACATCCCACGACGCTGACCCTCGAAATCGACCTCGCCAACCTGCTCCAGGATTCGGGCCGCTTCGGCGAGTCGCTCGCGCTCCACAAGAAGGTCGTCGCCGGAACCGCCGAGCGGTACGGCAGTGGAAGCGGGGATGAGGCGGTGGCCCTCATCGGCTACGCCTCCGCGCTGCGGGATGCCGGAGCCGTGCGGAATGTTCCCGAGGTGATCGACCGCGCCCTCGCGGTCCTCCGCGAGAAGGAGGCGACCGACACCCCCGTCTACGCGCAGGCCCTGGGGGTCAAGGCGAGCGTCTGCGTCCTGATGGCGAACTACGACGAAGCCCGCGCCGCCTACGAGGCGATCGAGACCATCTACGCGGCCGAGCCGGAGCGGTACGCCGTCCCGCTGGCGATGCTCCACAAGAACCGAGCGGAGCTGTCCCGGCGGCAGGGCCGAATCCCGGACGCCCAGCCGCAACTCGACCGGGCCCGTGAACTCCTCAGCGGCGTCGATCCCGGACATCCCGCCTTCGCCGCGATCCTGCTGGAACAGTCGGCCCTCTATCACGCCCTCGGCCGGTCCGAGTGGGCCGAGCGCGACAGCCGGCAGGCGGCGGAGATCCTGCTCGCCGCCTATGGCAAGACGCACCCCGAGTACGGCGTCGCCCTCCGAAACCTCGCGGTCATCAGCGCGGAACGCGGCCGTCTCAAAGCCGCGGAGCCGCTCCTGGGAGAAGCCCTCGACATCTTCCGAGCTCAGTTCAGCGACCGGCACCCCCTCGTCGCCCAGACCCTCCAGGACCTCGCCCGCGTCCAGCAGGGACAGGACAACTCGGAGCTGGCTCGCGAACTCGTCGACGTCGCGGCCCAGGTCGCCGCGGGCTACCTCGGCGCGGAACACCCGGAGTACGCCCGGCACCTCGTCCAAGCGGCCCGGCTCTACCGCGACATGAAAGAGTACGGCCTCGCCGAAGCGGCCCTCCGGTCGGCCGGTGAGGTCATCGGCAACGAGCTCGGCAAGGATCATCCCGAGTACGCCCAGGCGCTCGTGGAACTCGGCTCGCTCTACGGAGCGATGCAGAAGGACGATGAGGGAAAGACGCTCGTCAAAGAGGGGGGCCGGATCCTGTCGCGGCGGCTGGGGAGCGATCATCCCGACGTCGCCCGGACGGTCGTGGCGCTCGCCGAACTCTACGGTGCCGACGAGGCCGAACGGGCCGAGAAGGCCCTGACGATGGCGGCCGAGACCCTGGCGGAGCAGATCAGCCCCCGCGACCGGAAGCGGCTCGAAGCCCTCGTCGAGCTGGGGGACATCTACATGGCCCTCCAGCAGCCGGACGCCGCCGAGAAGATCCTCGACGAGGCGGTGACGCTGCTCAAGGAAGAGGTCGTCGAAGAGAGCCCGCTCTACCGGAAGGCCGTGGGAAAGCTGGCCGAGGTGAAACGCGTCCGGCAGAAGATCGAGCGGGCGACAGACCTCGAAGCGGAGCTGGGGCGGATCTCGCAGAAGGTCGTCGAGAAGAACCCGCGGGCAGCCGCCTTCGCGCGGATCGCGGCCGAGATCGAGCAGAACAACCGCCACTGA
- a CDS encoding SCP2 sterol-binding domain-containing protein, producing the protein MKLEDHPTVRKLIDRPRLVSPPPAPLDAEWLKALARECGADDVGLVELERPALADQREEIQALLPGARTILSLVLRMNREPIRTPARSLSNLEFHHVGDETNEAARRIVEALEERGIRALNPAMGFPMEMDRFPGKIWTVSHKPVAVAAGLGMMGIHRNVIHPRFGNFILLATVVIAAEATAYDQPIDYNPCLECKLCVAACPVGAIAPDGHFDFSACYTHNYREFMGGFNDWVETVADSRNGLDYRHRVGNAESASMWQSLSFGPNYKAAYCLSVCPAGEDVIAPYLENRREHLETVVRPLQQKVESIYVVPGSDAEDHVRKRFPHKTVRNVRGSLRPRSIESLLSAMPHAFQREKAAGFRAVYHFRFTGEEPREVTIRIADRTLAIEPGLVGRCDVRVTVDSRTWLRFIAKEISLFRALITFRLRIRGNPLLLARFGRCFPS; encoded by the coding sequence ATGAAACTCGAAGACCATCCCACCGTTCGGAAGCTGATTGACCGCCCTCGGCTGGTGTCGCCTCCGCCGGCCCCGCTCGACGCCGAATGGCTCAAAGCGCTCGCCCGCGAGTGCGGTGCGGACGACGTGGGGCTGGTCGAGCTCGAACGGCCGGCGCTCGCGGACCAGCGGGAGGAGATTCAGGCGCTCCTCCCGGGGGCCAGGACGATCCTCAGCCTCGTCCTGCGGATGAACCGTGAGCCGATCCGGACCCCGGCGCGGTCGCTTTCGAACCTGGAGTTCCACCACGTCGGGGACGAAACGAACGAGGCGGCCCGCCGGATCGTGGAGGCGCTTGAGGAACGCGGCATCCGGGCCCTCAACCCCGCCATGGGCTTTCCGATGGAAATGGACCGTTTCCCGGGGAAGATCTGGACGGTGTCGCACAAGCCGGTCGCCGTCGCCGCCGGGCTCGGGATGATGGGGATTCACCGCAACGTGATCCATCCCCGGTTTGGCAACTTCATCCTCCTGGCGACGGTCGTGATCGCCGCCGAGGCGACCGCGTACGATCAGCCGATCGACTACAACCCATGCCTCGAGTGCAAGCTGTGCGTGGCGGCCTGTCCCGTGGGGGCGATCGCGCCGGACGGGCACTTCGACTTCTCCGCGTGCTACACGCATAACTACCGGGAGTTCATGGGGGGCTTCAACGACTGGGTCGAGACGGTGGCCGACAGCCGGAACGGCCTCGACTACCGCCATCGAGTCGGCAACGCGGAGTCCGCCTCGATGTGGCAGAGCCTCTCCTTCGGACCGAACTACAAGGCGGCCTACTGCCTCTCGGTCTGCCCGGCAGGCGAAGACGTCATCGCTCCTTATCTGGAGAACCGCCGTGAGCATCTGGAGACGGTGGTCCGTCCGCTGCAGCAGAAGGTCGAGTCGATCTATGTCGTCCCCGGCTCGGACGCGGAGGACCATGTCCGCAAGCGGTTCCCGCACAAGACCGTGCGGAATGTCCGCGGCAGCCTCCGCCCCCGCTCGATCGAATCCCTGTTGTCGGCGATGCCGCACGCCTTCCAGCGGGAGAAGGCGGCCGGCTTCCGCGCGGTCTACCACTTCCGGTTCACGGGGGAGGAGCCGCGGGAGGTGACGATCCGCATTGCCGACCGGACGCTCGCCATCGAGCCGGGACTGGTTGGCCGGTGCGACGTGCGGGTGACGGTCGACTCCCGGACCTGGCTCAGGTTCATCGCGAAGGAGATTTCGCTGTTCCGGGCCCTCATCACATTCCGGCTCCGGATCCGCGGCAACCCGCTTCTCCTCGCCCGGTTCGGCCGGTGCTTTCCCTCGTGA
- a CDS encoding condensation domain-containing protein, protein MSPSPDHPPHRPLGDLESFFAWGSARYGTYTQVSPLVCEGKLDLPRLQKAAQRLAERWPLLSSTIVTGGDGRPILAPIRDVALDLRIIPRVDENQWRSAAERLINEPFPAPAPAGGEVSSSPLWSLTVLAGEDRCELVLRIHHAICDGLGVAPFFHTLLQTYADLEHSEAAAPEPRPIAPPLETFLPAGARTAATLRFFAEEAKNLVRNPRPVAAHAGSLQRTVPRFGSLSADETRAILQAAKANGTTLNTALCAAALLVAFEVLPDRRRVAFQTNIDLRRRQPVPVAPEQLGLYIYWVKTWHGRPSGSFWEFARAYHASLTGAIGRTGLPPWGFSRVARTFLAPAADKHPLLCTSDAIVSNTGVLPMAEDYGGVRPRELYTATCQTRVGTRYCWLVGTLHGRLGVAAFVRDPLDPPEMAERLVERLRHHLLLGCG, encoded by the coding sequence GTGAGTCCTTCGCCCGATCATCCGCCGCACCGTCCGCTTGGCGACCTGGAATCGTTCTTCGCCTGGGGGAGCGCCCGGTACGGGACCTACACTCAGGTTTCCCCGCTCGTGTGCGAAGGGAAGCTCGATCTCCCGAGGCTGCAGAAGGCGGCGCAGCGGCTGGCCGAACGCTGGCCGCTTCTCTCCAGCACGATCGTGACCGGCGGGGATGGCCGCCCGATCCTCGCGCCGATTCGCGACGTCGCGCTGGACCTGCGCATCATTCCGCGCGTCGACGAGAACCAGTGGCGGTCGGCCGCCGAGCGGCTCATCAACGAGCCGTTTCCCGCACCCGCTCCGGCTGGAGGCGAGGTATCGTCTTCGCCTCTCTGGAGTCTGACGGTCCTGGCGGGCGAGGATCGCTGCGAGCTCGTGCTGCGGATCCATCATGCAATCTGCGACGGGCTGGGTGTCGCGCCGTTCTTCCATACCCTGCTGCAGACTTACGCCGACCTGGAACACTCCGAGGCCGCGGCCCCGGAGCCGCGGCCGATCGCCCCGCCTCTCGAGACCTTTCTTCCAGCCGGAGCGAGAACGGCGGCGACGCTGCGGTTCTTTGCGGAGGAGGCGAAGAACCTTGTCCGAAACCCTCGCCCGGTAGCCGCCCATGCCGGGAGTCTCCAGCGGACGGTCCCGCGGTTCGGGAGTCTTTCCGCCGACGAGACCCGAGCGATCCTGCAGGCCGCCAAGGCGAATGGGACGACGCTCAATACGGCGCTGTGTGCCGCGGCGCTGCTGGTGGCGTTTGAGGTTCTGCCGGATCGTCGCCGTGTCGCCTTTCAGACCAATATCGACCTGCGTCGGCGGCAGCCGGTTCCGGTCGCGCCGGAGCAGCTGGGTCTTTACATCTACTGGGTGAAGACGTGGCACGGGCGGCCGAGTGGTTCGTTCTGGGAGTTTGCCCGGGCGTATCACGCGTCGCTCACGGGGGCGATCGGGCGGACCGGTCTTCCGCCGTGGGGTTTTTCGAGGGTGGCCCGGACCTTTCTGGCGCCGGCGGCGGACAAGCATCCGCTGCTGTGTACGTCGGACGCGATCGTTTCGAATACGGGTGTTCTGCCGATGGCGGAGGACTATGGCGGGGTTCGTCCGCGGGAGCTGTATACGGCGACGTGCCAGACGCGGGTGGGGACGCGGTACTGCTGGCTTGTCGGGACGCTGCACGGGCGGTTGGGGGTGGCGGCGTTTGTGCGTGATCCGCTGGACCCGCCGGAGATGGCGGAGAGGCTGGTGGAACGTCTGCGACATCACCTGTTGCTGGGCTGCGGCTAG
- a CDS encoding PQQ-binding-like beta-propeller repeat protein, with protein sequence MTSPLPRLSSRLGGAVLLGLLTVPALAADWAQWGGGTHRNMASSETHLPERFDPGKRTREKLGVDVKSTKNVAWVARIGSENYSAPTIAGGQVFIGTNDETLEDPRYEVTEGGVLMCFDEHSGELDWKLVVPKIEIDRAKVSEDFDAMNLGICSTVTVDRGRAYLVTNRCEVLCLDVRGLDNGNQGPFLDEAKFSVGQDDPAVELRPTDADILWRFDMVRDLPVFPHDATNCSVLIHGDVVYVCTGNGVYDGKVVLPTAASLIALHRDTGEFLARDDGKISAAVFHGQWASPTLLKVGNEEEIVFGAGDGFCYGFRPLKELKPGQTLEQLWKFDANPKGYRERGGKVIDYWALVRGGAKDLFANGELISPSEIIGSPVVDGELVYVTIGQDPLHGRGKGAVSCIRPRREADGKSTVETVWVYEGIGRTLSTPSVRDGLVYVAEHAGKVHCLDAQTGRVQWVYDTKDEVWSSTFVADNKVYLGTRRGLTVLAAGRELKHLADMRLGSPVWSVPTAANGTLYVASQKHLWAIRDEGEMPPLLTKMNPAK encoded by the coding sequence ATGACCTCGCCCCTCCCCCGCCTCTCCTCCCGCCTCGGCGGAGCGGTCCTCCTCGGCCTCCTCACCGTCCCGGCCCTCGCCGCCGACTGGGCCCAATGGGGAGGCGGCACACACCGCAACATGGCGTCCTCCGAGACGCACCTCCCCGAACGCTTCGACCCCGGCAAACGCACCCGCGAAAAACTCGGCGTCGACGTCAAATCCACCAAGAACGTCGCCTGGGTCGCCCGCATCGGCAGCGAAAACTACTCCGCCCCCACCATCGCCGGCGGACAGGTCTTCATCGGAACAAACGACGAAACCCTCGAAGACCCCCGCTATGAAGTGACCGAAGGGGGCGTCCTGATGTGCTTCGACGAGCACTCCGGCGAACTCGACTGGAAACTCGTCGTCCCCAAGATCGAGATCGACCGCGCCAAGGTCAGCGAAGACTTCGACGCCATGAACCTCGGCATCTGCTCGACCGTCACGGTCGACCGCGGCCGGGCCTACCTCGTCACCAACCGCTGCGAGGTCCTGTGCCTCGACGTCCGCGGACTCGACAACGGCAACCAGGGCCCGTTCCTCGACGAAGCCAAGTTCTCCGTCGGCCAGGACGATCCGGCCGTCGAGCTTCGCCCCACCGACGCCGACATCCTGTGGCGGTTCGACATGGTCCGGGACCTCCCGGTCTTCCCCCACGACGCCACGAACTGCTCCGTCCTGATCCACGGCGACGTCGTCTACGTCTGCACCGGAAACGGCGTCTACGACGGCAAAGTCGTCCTCCCGACCGCCGCGTCGCTCATCGCCCTCCATCGCGACACCGGCGAGTTCCTCGCCCGGGACGACGGCAAGATCAGCGCCGCCGTCTTCCACGGCCAGTGGGCCTCCCCCACCCTGCTGAAGGTCGGCAACGAAGAGGAGATCGTCTTCGGTGCCGGCGACGGCTTCTGTTACGGCTTCCGCCCCCTCAAGGAGCTGAAGCCGGGCCAAACGCTCGAGCAACTCTGGAAGTTCGACGCCAACCCCAAGGGCTACCGCGAACGGGGCGGCAAGGTCATCGATTACTGGGCCCTCGTCCGCGGCGGAGCCAAGGACCTGTTCGCCAATGGGGAGCTCATCAGCCCCAGCGAGATCATCGGATCGCCGGTCGTTGACGGCGAACTGGTCTACGTAACGATCGGCCAGGATCCGCTCCACGGTCGCGGCAAGGGGGCGGTCTCCTGCATCCGCCCGCGCCGCGAGGCGGATGGGAAGTCGACGGTCGAGACCGTCTGGGTATACGAAGGGATCGGCCGGACGCTCTCGACTCCATCGGTCCGCGACGGCCTCGTCTATGTCGCCGAACACGCCGGCAAGGTCCATTGCCTCGACGCCCAGACCGGCCGCGTCCAGTGGGTCTACGACACGAAGGACGAAGTCTGGTCGTCGACGTTCGTGGCGGACAACAAGGTTTATCTCGGAACGCGGCGGGGCCTGACGGTCCTGGCGGCGGGCCGGGAGCTCAAGCACCTGGCGGATATGCGCCTCGGTTCTCCGGTCTGGTCGGTCCCGACGGCCGCGAACGGCACGCTCTATGTCGCCTCGCAGAAGCATCTGTGGGCGATCCGGGACGAAGGCGAGATGCCCCCGCTGCTGACGAAGATGAACCCGGCGAAGTAG